The Epinephelus lanceolatus isolate andai-2023 chromosome 10, ASM4190304v1, whole genome shotgun sequence genomic sequence CTCACTCTTTTATCCTCTTTACCCATGGATATGTTCGTCTTCCTCGGGCCATCTAGAGGGAAGAAATAACTTAGTATGCTTTTCTCTGTCATCATCGACGCTCTGATATACATGCACCACAAGGAGCTGTGAAACTTACATTGAACGTCAATAAGACCAGGTTTGGATATTTTTCCAGCACCGACGGTGTTAGTGGCTTGACATGTGTAGAGGCCTCTGTCCTCAGGCCTGATTGTTCCAACAACATAATGTTGAGTCTTCTTTTGATTAATAATTGTCTCATTCAGAAACCACCTATAGGTTGTAGGTTTTGGGTTGCTTCTTTTCACCTTACATGTCAAAGTCATTTTATCTCCTTGTTTAACTAGAGAAGGAGCTGGAATCACCTCAACCTCAGGCAGATCTGAAACAGAagatttaattattttgttagGCTGATTCACAATAATAATGGACTGAGAATAATTTACTGTAAATCACAAGAAAATGTATCATTCGAGATTATTGTTATGTACAAATATCAGAGTACGTTGACAAAAAATGTACAGCGGCATTACAGAAGCTACCAAGAAtcacaaacacaccaaaataCATTGAGGTAAAACACAGGAAGTACTCACATTCAACAGTTATATTAACTGGGTTTGATTTTTCTTTGCCATGTGTGTTTTTAGCCTCACAATGGTATTCTCCACTCTGTGACTCCTTAATTGATGAGATCGTCCATACTGCCCCTGTAAATTCCTTGTGTTCATTTTTAAACCAGATGAAGGTGGGGTCAGGACGTCCTTTTGCAGAGCAAGTGAGTGTCACAGGTTGATTTTCAACAACAGTATCAAGGCTTTTTTTAGCCTGTGTTTCTCTGGGACCATCTGTAtgaaaaaagtaaatacaagtCAGGAGAAACTGGTCAACACTAAACatcatttacagtacaggccaaaagtttggacacaccttctcattcaatgcgttttctttattttcatgactatttacattgtagattctcactgaaggcatcaaaactatgaatgaacacatgtggacttatgtacttaacaaaaaaaggtgaaataactgaaaacatgttttatattctagtttcttcaaaatagccaccctttgctctgattactgctttgcacactcttggcattctctccatgagcttcaagaggtagtcacctgaaatggtttccacttcacaggtgtgccttatcagggttaattagtggaatttcttgctttatcaatggggttgggaccatcagttgtgttgtgcagaagtcaggttaatacacagccgacagccctattgcacaactgttaaaattcatattatggcaagaaccaatcagctaactaaagaaaaacgagtggccatcattactttaagaaatgaaggtcagtcagtccggaaaattgcaaaaactttaaatgtgtccccaagtggagtcgcaaaaaccatcaagcgctacaacgaaattggcacacatgaggaccgacccaggaaaggaagaccaagagtcacctctgctcctgaggataagttcatccgagtcaccagcctcagaaatcgcaagttaacagcagctcagatcaaagaccagatgaatgccacacagagttctagcagcagacccatctctagaacaactgttaagaggagactgcgccaatcaggccttcatggtcaaatagctgctaggaaaccactgctaaggagaggcaacaagcagaagagatttgtttgggccaagaaacacaaggaatggacattagaccagtggaaatctgtgctttggtctgatgagtccaaatttgagatctttggttccaaccgccgtgtctttgtgagacgcagaaaaggtgaacggatggattccacatgcctggttcccactgtgaagcatggaggaggaggtgtgatggtgcgggggtgttttgctggtgacactgttggggatttattcaaaattgaaggcacactgaaccagcatggctaccacagcatcctgcagcgacatgccatcccatccggtttgcgtttagttggacgatcatttatttttcaacaggacaatgaccccaaacacacctccaggctgtgtaagggctatttgaccaagaaggagagtgatggagtgctgcggcagatgacctggcctccacagtcaccggacctgaacccaatcgagatggtttggggtgagctggaccgcagagtgaaggcaaaggggccaacaagtgctaaacacctctgggaactccttcaagactgttggaaaaccatttcaggtgactacctcttgaagctcatggagagaatgccaagagtgtgcaaagcagtaatcagagcaaagggtggctattttgaagaaactagaatataaaacatgttttcagttatttcacctttttttgttaagtacataactccacatgtgttcattcatagttttgatgccttcagtgagaatatacaatgtaaatagtcatgaaaataaagaaaacgcattgaatgagaaggtgtgtccaaacttttggcctgtactgtatatataactaagctgtttatttattcagtgcGCATGAAAACTGTGCTATGAAAGTTGTATTGCATGCCAGTTTTTGAGACCTTTCAAATTAAGTATCAGCTGCTCAAAACGTTCATAATTCCTTATCTTAATATTACTACTTAAAAGCAAAACAATTAGCTTGTTAATACTGTTATTATAAGAAGAAGCATTTAAAAGCGGTGCAGATACAGCCAGTAGGCACTGTTAGTTTAAGTATTCTTTTCCAAATATTGCATGTCTAGTTTAGgtttgacacacacaaaaaaatgcaatgtttaATATTATTGATCATATAATTCAGAGGTATATAGCCTGAGTTGTGAACAAAACACTTGTCAACTGATCAGAGTTGAAAATGTAGGCCTGTTCCTACTGCTTagtttaaaaatatttctgatGTTAAAGGTAttctatgcaggattttcctaaactCACACAgaggtaatccctctcaatcactACTAATGACCCACttgaagtgtgtggtggtgtatttttctgcagagacgcTGCCCTGTGCCTGTATTATATTATTCTCTGTGCTCAGGACATTTGTGGGCATGTAACCCCCCCATGGCACTCAGGTGAAGTCAGAGCTTCTACTTTCATTGGCGAGTATTTTAATAAATAGTGACccacaatcctgcatagtatacctttaacaatTACAAGAACagcatcacaaaacattaataaCTTAGGCTCATGACTCGTTACCTTGTATTTGCTCCTGTGTTAAAATACTTTTTGATTCATTTGAAAGGGCTCCAAACTTGGGTTTTGATTTTGGGTGCAGGTGCAACCCTTAGTGTACGTTTGGATCACAGTTTGTTAAATAAGTCCACTGTAATGTAGACGTGACATAAATAAACCTTATGAACTTACATTCGACAGTTATACTGATATTTTGAATCAAATATTCGTCATCTAGTGTTTTGCATGAAAACGTCTTCCCATCATCCTGCCAGTCGACTGGAAAACTGACTGTGGTGCTTTTCTGCTTTTCCTCTATTTGCTGAGGCTTTGAGGTCGGAGTTGGCGTCAGCTGTGTCAAACCTTCAATTTCTGGGTTTGAAGGACACGAACTTGAAGTAGAGCATGTGAGCGTTATAATCTCCGACTCATTTAGAATGGGTGGTTTCTCGAAAGTGAGTGGGCATGGATtttctgaaaatatgaaaatgagacaaaagTATAATGGTGAATATCTACAGTATGACAAAGGTTAGTAAATTAGTATTAATACAGtatcacaataaaaaataaaaaaaacaattcaattattctttttctgcatcaaataCTCTGCATAGATACATAGAAGTAGGTAGTAAAATGGATTAGTGATTTAGTAAAACTACACCAGAGTCATAATTGATGTTAATGGCTGAGTTAAAACTCATGAGCCAAGGAACCACAGAGTTCAGATTAAATCTTGAaacacagtggttcccagctggtccgGCCACTGGGTCCAGACTTtcccttagtcattagttcaaggtccacacagtttaatatcttcagcatcatacttgtgcttggccatgtcattgggctagtctgctgtctctgtcaagtagctgtctgttagtcactcactctacagcaggaaactgcacttcaaaataaaacctctgtgTTGGGATTTCActtgatttcaaaataaagattttttttttttttttttttttttttacaaactcaaCACGTTCGTGAGTcatttgtggtccattcagGATGGACCCCCAACCCACTTTTGGAACGTGGCCCACCAGTTGAGAATCAATGCACTAAATGATATTATCTTAATCTGTCCTAGCATGGGACTGAAAAGAGGGTTAAGCAGGGTGAGTGACACGCACATCCAAAAAACTTTGACAGGTGCTGGATCAAAAAATCAAGCAAATAAAGCAAGAACCACACAGGAGATCTGCACACTGTATTAAAAGCTCCCAGTAATAGAGATCAGTAACAGAGATctttgtcagccattttgaaaggATTTCAAACAGAGATCTTTATCAACATAAATCTAAATTAGACTGGATTAGGGATGGGTACCGATACCCAGTACCATGACGGCACCGGTGCCGACGTAAACGGTAGTAATCAGACCATAAAGCAACGCAGATTTCGGTGCTTCATTTCGGTGCCACTGAATTTTTCATTACCACCCCCTTACCTCTATTGCCATGCCGGTGTTATGCAGAGTTTTGGATCCCTGCCGAGAAGTGCATCCAGCTCATTGGGCAGCCGTGGATGTGCGCTACACGTGACGTCACATCATTATATTTCACCTGCACCTGCACACAATCACCCTTGACTGGATTGAAGTGAACCTAAAATGCCAAAGGCGAAACGGTCGAAAGTTTGGCTGCACTTCACCTCAAAAGATGCAGACTCTGCTGCCTGCAACAAGTGCTCGAAGGCGATATTGTGCAAGGGAGGTAACACCTCGAATTTGATTAAGCATCTAACGACGcatggcatttttttaaaagccgAGCAATGCACCGTCTTTGATAGCCCGCGAGACCCCACACCAAGCACATCTTCTGCCGCTATTGGAGTTAGCAGCATCCCCGGAGAAGAGAGTCCCACTCCCAGCCCTGCCAGTGTCGTTGACGCTACAGATGATGACAGCAGCCGTTCTTCTTCGGGTGAGTAACttaatgttgttaatgtgtaatttacgtcgAGTAAATGTATTGCTGCTGGTTTTGATATGCTGCTGTTTGTATTATGATAATTATAAcagtttgtgattttttttttttttgcatgttctCTGTATTCTGTATTGCTGCTGGTTTTGatatgctgctgtttttattatgGTAATTCTAACagtttgttgtgaatttttatgTCGGTTAATTTCTTAGTCtgttgtatttatattatttaaggattttaaattaatattctgTTCAACTTGTGTGTCACAAAATGCCTTAATAAAAAGGCACTGTTTTTGGACaaagtttgtatgttttcctttcTTTAAGTACCAGTTCAGGCACCGTTTAAGCACCGGCACCATTTCAAAAGTACCGGTTTGGCACCGGTATCGGATAAAACCTAAACGATACCCAACCCTAGACTGGATGGTGTTGTGTGTTCTCAAAACCTCTGTCTTAGAAACTTATATGAGATCTCAATGTGGCATTGAAAGACACACAGAAGAGGGAAGCAGTGCAGTCTCCCtccggattttttttttaacatttattctaacattgtttttcttatctttatatttttcagtCTCAACCAGTCCCACTCTTTCTGCCTTCAGACCGGCTCATCTCATAATGTTTGCATCACTCATTTTTTTGCTGTGTATTTTTTGAAAATATCTTCCAGTATTCTGATCATTCTACTTACCTTTAACAGTGAGGATCACTGATGGCTCAGTTTTCCATTTATCCCTATCTTTTCCTTCATATCTGAAAGAATAAtttccattgtcagttttgCTCAGGTTACAGATTAAAATATTGCAGGACTTTGGTGAGTTTGGACTATAATCCTTCCAACTTGAAGGTGGAGAGCCGATATATTCCACTCTGCCTTTAAAGTCTGAATTGACAGGACGTTCTGCGTCATTTGTGCTGTAAATGACAGTGCCCAACCATCCATCTTTTTCTGACCAAGTTGAATTCTTTATCCAAAACCAGTATGCTCCATCAGTCTCAATTTCCTTAGAGACATTGCATTGAATTTCAGCACAGGACCCCTCTTTACCAGTCACGGGAGTAACCTCTGTTGTGAAGTATGGTTGGGTACAAGAAAAATCTGTGGCAGTAAAAACACAAGTGGGAAAGTCAGGTATATGACCTAAAATCAAATCTTGCtaaaacaaattattattatcatagtGGAGAAATAAAATTCCTACTTTTTATTAGGGCCAGAATTACAAACCACCCGACTGTCAGAGCATTCATTTTTGTGAGGCACTCAAGCTTGATATCTGcaacacaaaaaatgtttacattattGTATACATCATAACAACAtagagccttttttttttctttttttttactgtaaactatatttgcattttttaaatgcaaacgAGTTACAagattttcttcttcctcttttttctgtcttcctcAATTCAAGAGTGTGGGGAATCCTCCAGTATTGCAAAAATGTAAgttattttttcccctcacacgTAGCAGAAtgtgtcattgttttcattaaaaGACTGAGAGAAAAAGACTTCATTAAGAAATATTAAGGCTAAATGTGTTGCACTGTAGTTGTAATTGTCTGTTGTATACAGCTGAGCCCAAAACATATCTATAATTTGAGGCTTCAGGTTTCTTTTTCCATTATTACCTAAAATAGGACTTGGGGCAACATCGTATTTGACATCAACTGTTTGGTTAGATCACTTTCATCTGCTCCACCAGTcgtgcatttaaaaaacatccatAATACAGCACACAGAATATTTAGAGTGCAAACAgtaaagtgcttttattttacagatttgGTGTTCTTAAATGCTCCACAAACAGTATTTACATACAAATGCCAAATCCTGTACATTTGTGGATACACCAAGATAACATGTTTTTGAGAACGCAAATCAACTGAATCAATTTTCCCATTCAATTGAAGGGCTTATTTAGAAATCAAAACTTTCTCTAGACACAGACATTGTACATCCTTCATGACTGAGATAAACCATCACAGACAGAGATAACTCATTCAGTGAAATCAGGCGGTCAAACACAGTAAGTATTTCACGGTGAAAGATACAAAATTAGCTTGTTCTTACCTCAGAGGATCCACTTATAGCAGCCTGCAGCACACACCATCTCTCCTAAAGTAAGagtaagatttaaaaaaaggaagttTTCACAGCTGACTTAAAATCTTGTGAAATTTGCATGCCCATCCATGCAAGCCTGAGAACACAATCTTTTATAGACAAACTGATGAAGGTGATAatgtattttcttcttcaacTTGCCTGCTACAGTGTGCATGCAACTTCCTCTCACTTCCTCTATTTAATGCCTTTTGCTAATAGTGAAAGCTGCTGTACAGGGTGGGCCAAgtctttttctgtttgcagAACATACGCTAATGCAGTATTTAATGTGTCCTTTTAATAATTTAAGCTCTGAAAAACAGTGAAATATAAACGTTTCTGCAGTACTGCATTAAAAGTGCCTTCCTTATAtaccaaaacagaaaagtaaaGACAAACCACGTGTAAACAGGAAACGTTACacaaagataaaaacatttttcttcatttcCCCTCCACAAGAGCAACAGCCACTATCTTCTCAGCGTCAGCTGCCATTTCATCAATGGCGCCGTTTAAGGCTTGTAGCATGGCAGCAAATGAGCGACTGGCAGAGCGGGCATGTCTGGGCATCGCCATCTCCACCAGCTTTGACGAAACCGTGGCCAAGTCCTTCTCTGCCGCCACCAGCCGCTTTTTCACTTCACCTTTACTGACCTCCACTGACAGGACACAAGTCCGCAGTCCTTTGAGCCTTGTGGGGTCCATGCCTCGCTGTCGGGCCAGCCGCTCGACTGATTCATCGTCCAGGCACAGTGATAATTGTGCTTTGGTTAGAATGCGCACTGCTACACTTGAGTCCACCATAGAGGCCACAAGGGGAACAGGAATAGCCGACACTCCACCAGATAGCGAGGCGGCAGCCCACACTAGTGCTTTGAATGCTTCTTTTTTCTGAGTGACCAGAGCGGAGGTAAGCGTCGGGAGAGCAAAGAGAAGGGCGTGGGCTCTGATCTCTGGAAGGTCTCTTCCCATGTCCTCCAACAGACCAGGGAAGTCAAACCTCTCCAGGGTGGAGGGTCTCACCAGGTAGACTTTCGGCAGTGTCACACCCTGTGATGTCAGCACGTCCACACTggctttcctcttttcttccaggctcttttctgtgtcttttgcTGAAGCTAAGAGAATAAAGTACACggtttgctgctgcagtgaccgagcctccaGGAACACCTCCACACTGTTGGGTTGGGGcgtctgtgtgaatgtcatgACGACAGCATTGTAGCGCGGGAACTTAAATTTATCCATGTATCCCTCGGGTTCAAATGGAGAGGTGGATGGGACGGGTGGCAGATCCCACAGCCGAAAGTCAGGATGTTTAGGGTTTGGGTAGCCTGCCACTTCCTCCGGAGCAACAGTGGACTGAGACGGCGCTGCTCCATCGTCCCCAGGACCGAGGCCTCGGAGGGAGTTTATAAAGGTGGCTTTTTCATCCCCACGGTCCCCTATCACAGCTAAGTTGATCCTGCTGATCAGGAGATCCTCAACTGCATCCTTGACATCTGATAACTTATTGAGTTCTATGGACTCTTTCAGGGTCTCAAGGAGGTTCAGGCTTTTCAAAACATCAGCCATGTCTGTGAACAGATGAAGATCACAATTATTTAATAAAGTGCAGACCAGGAAGACCACATGGATACTTAAAGATATCTGCAAACGTTAAAGCCAATCTACTTTATCATACCGGAGATGTACCAATAGATATGATGACATCTAACATcattaataaaaactaaaaacactgGCAGATTTTCAATAGTAACCATGTAACATAATCATCCTAAAAGAAATGtcaaagcaaaatatatttctgGTGTCACAGTAAACCTGCTCATTTAGCAGTGCTGTATATCATGTTTACACTTAAACTAAAGGTTTGCATGGTACATTTAACCAATCAAATTTTGACTTTCTAGCAAGTTTCAGATCAAAACCATAAAGCACACACTCACCTACAAATCTAGAGAATCGGCCCTTTGGATGAAATATTTGTTCTTGTTTGTCAAATGTTGAATCTTCTGCAGCTCTAATGCACCAGCAGCGTCAGGTTGAACTATTTAAAGGTGTCTGTCCAGCTGGTGGAACATTCTAATCCTGTTAGCTCAGCCTTAATCCAAAATCACTTTAAGCACATTCATGcacactgtgtgtttatgtaaatctattttatttaatgcataagcatacacacatttacaagcacataaaaaatataatacaaaaacacatttttaaaatacagcATCATTTATGTtacattaacatttatatttaaaacatcTTACATTATTATCATTGCTATTATTACAGTGCAAATATTTACTAATTAGTACAACTGTTCATGTCCAGACAGGAGAGGAAGACCAAACAGTCATCAGTAGCTATTAAGTAcctaaaaatatacattttattatcaATATAAACCGGAAAAGGAGCTATGAGGTGACCTGACTGCTGAACGGTTAAGGTGCATATTGCATTACCCCAACATCCATGATCTGACTCCAGCTGGGgacctttgttacatgtcaaACCCCATCTCTCCACTTTTTCCTGTCCCTCTACACTTTTAACAgtcaaaaataaatgcaaaaatggcaacaaaaaatcTGACGGAGATAAATTAAACTTAAAGCCTTAACCAAGTATTTTTAATTTCCTAAATTTTACAACAAATTTTTAGACTGCATTCACAGCAAATCAGATTTTGCAGCAATAAGCTGCAGGGTTGTGGGCCGGTGTGGGAGTGTCACTTAAATGGCCcttttgtgtgtgggtggagaGAAAACCACTCTCTCAGTCTAAGCAAGTGAGTATTTGTCTTAGTAAGTTTGTTTATGTTGGCTTGAAAGATCTAGAGACTTTTAATTATCATCAGTGTAGTATCAATACTGACAtaaatgcatgcacacacagtgtgtgctCTCCTTTGTAGGACAGCAGGCTGCACATGAGCTGTTAATATGCTATATTTCTTTTACTC encodes the following:
- the irgq2 gene encoding immunity-related GTPase family, q2, which produces MADVLKSLNLLETLKESIELNKLSDVKDAVEDLLISRINLAVIGDRGDEKATFINSLRGLGPGDDGAAPSQSTVAPEEVAGYPNPKHPDFRLWDLPPVPSTSPFEPEGYMDKFKFPRYNAVVMTFTQTPQPNSVEVFLEARSLQQQTVYFILLASAKDTEKSLEEKRKASVDVLTSQGVTLPKVYLVRPSTLERFDFPGLLEDMGRDLPEIRAHALLFALPTLTSALVTQKKEAFKALVWAAASLSGGVSAIPVPLVASMVDSSVAVRILTKAQLSLCLDDESVERLARQRGMDPTRLKGLRTCVLSVEVSKGEVKKRLVAAEKDLATVSSKLVEMAMPRHARSASRSFAAMLQALNGAIDEMAADAEKIVAVALVEGK